ttttggtttttcggttttgttttgaaatttcggttttttcggtttggttcggttttttaagttcggttttcagtttttcgatttttggttttttggtttttcggctcggttcggtttcaattttagcctaaattcggtttttcgggttcggttcggtttgggcgaaaaccgaaccgaaacccaAATGCACACCCCTAGTAGAGAGAAAGATAGTTGAATactttaattgaattgaaaaaaatggttgattGCATTGATTGaagagataaagttattttattgtttctaaaaaaaatagtatattttacaaaaatataatatcaagtAAAACATTTGTTGGTAAAATTTCCAAGAAGACAACATTATCGGTTTAGTTCGCACGAATATCCGTGATGAGCTAGGAGCATGGAGGGCTGGTTTTGTAGCTAATGTTGGGGTTTGTTCGATTTTGACGGCAGAGATTTGGTGTCTCTTCCATGGAGTCCACCTGGCAAAAAATTTGGGCATCCGGAAGCTAATAGTGGAAAGTAATAGTGCTGTTGAGGTTGCCATGATGATGGGGCATTTTGAGGTAACTGTTAACTGCCAGAATATTGTGGAGAGGTTGCGTGGCTTATTACAAGATTTTGAGTCGGTGGTAATTCAACATGTGCATAGAGAAGGTAATTTTGCTGCAGACTTTCTCTCCCATTATGCGTATAGCTTTCATAAAGGAGTTCATGTTCTTGAAGGCCCTCCACCGGGTATGAATGTTTGGCTACTTCATGATAGATTAGGTGTTACTTATTTGCGATAGTTTCTTCAGTTTTCTGGATTGTGCCCAGCTTtctttaccaaaaaataaaaataaaatcatgttaTATGTGGCAACCACGACGTAGTGGAGTATTTGCTCGATATATCCGACGTAAAGTATGCCGGAAATATTTATGAGAGTTTACTTAGTACAATTCTAGTTGGAACAAATATTATGAGCGGGAGCGGGAGGAGATCATCTGCTGTTCCACAAACACAGCATATCATGCTGTGGTATTAAACGCACATCACACTTAATGAAACGCAAGATTggttcttttccttttctttttataatatttttattttgtataatagctatgatatttgttgtttaaaCACTAAAATATTCTATGTAAATCAAGTACATTCATGGTTAGCATATCTATAATTTCTTGTgcatgtatatttatatattttttaagtactttgattttatttaacgtttttgcttttatatttaatattactcccttcgtccctaaAAAGTTTGTTCCAGTTTTCTATTTCCGTCCGTgcacaaaatttgtcccatttcatttttttactatttttggtagtggaccctatattccactaacttattccaacttgttggaaaaataaattgaagtgTCCTATGTATATTGGGAAGAGAATATTTGGAGTCCAAAACTTGTTGGGAAGAGAATAACATTATATTGTGGAGTTCCAATAAGTATAGTTCCtaggtatatttatatatctagGTCCTATAAATATCTATGTAGTATGTATCTCAAAGAAGAATTCAAATCCAATACAATGTAGTTGATAAAGATTTTAGTGTCTTTTATTTTCcgcattttacttttcaacataGTATCAGAGCAGGTTCGATCCTTAGCATGGATTGATCTGTCtctatatcaaaaaaaaaaaaaaatccaaaaaaaaaaaaaacataggcAGCAGGAGGCTCCTGCGGTTAGCAAGAGGTTGTGCCCAACGGTAAGCTCTTCACCAACAAAGTGATGGTATAGCAAGACTCGATGGAAATGGCATCATGACGGCAATGGCTGCGACTGCGTCTGAGGCTGGCGGTGGCAGCTGTGTAAACGACGGTGGTGCTTGGCTGGACCGAGACGACAACAGTGAGTTCTCGGCGGTTGAATTTCAAATGGGCATCAATGGCGAAGCCTGACCATGGAGACACAACAGCGAGATTTAGAGACAGCAGCGCTACGGAAGTAACATAGACGGCAAGAGGGCGTCGCAGTGGCGCTGGCGGTGAGGAAGCTGGTTGAATGCAGCACGGTGCCGACTTTGTGCCAGAAGCAGCGAGCGCGATAGAGCCGACGGAGAACTAACGAGCAAAGAGTAGAAGGCAAGAAGACTCCGAAAGAGAATCGTTGGACAGCCATAGTAGCTCAGTCCGTTTCTCCAGAGAAGAGATGATGGCTCCATAGATGAGTTAATGAATCGTCCAGCTGAGGGAAGAGAAAGCACACAACCGAACGATTCCTCTTCGAACCACCGAAAGAAGAGCTGAGATTGTCAAGAAGGTAGCAGCCCAGCCAAGAGATCAATGGTGTCCATTGAGCGATGCCGCCCAGCCACTGTCAAGAGAAGAAAACAGAGGAGGGGTCCTCGGTTTGTCCGGCCGAGGGGGAGAAAAAGAATCCCACCGAACGATCTCTCTCCAAATGTAAGTTGGTTGAGAAGCCAAAGATTCTACCAATGAGAAGGTGAGAAAGCTGCCTGGAATGAATCTCGGAGATGCATTCTGAGCAAGACTAAAGAAGGAGAAGCCGAGACTGCCAGAAAGGGAGTTGAGAAAGCAGTAATTTTAAAGTAGGCGTGACGCACAGCCCCGTTAGAAGGAAAAGCCAACTGTAGCAATGATAATAGAGTTTATGTTCACATGGAAAATTTGAGAGGTTGATTGGAAGAAGAGGCGAGGCCGGCCCAATTGGATAAGGCCGAGGAGAAAGGTGGCACCATGCCTATCACATCTCCTCAATCAGGAGAATGAAGTTGGAGGAACGAAAGGGGATGCTGATGGAGTTGGAGCAAAGTCTTCCCATGAAGAAAGGAGTATGTTACTAGAATGATGAGGCTGTGAAGGAGCAGATGCAGCCAAGGAAGCCATCACTAAGAAGGAATGACCACGAGCACTAGTCGCCTATTTCACTAAGGCAAGCAGACGGCGGTGAATATTTTGTAACAGCACGTCGCTGTAACCGTTAAGAGAGAAAGCAGAATTGCCAGAGAAGACAAAGAGAAAAAGACCACAACGGCTGGTTGAGAAGAGTTGGTCAGCACAAAAAGCCGACAGCGGGGGAATGAGAAGAAGAAACGTCGAGAGGGCGAGTGCAGAAGTTGGTCGTGATGTGTCTTCGTGCAAAGGGTGGAGCCAACCAGAAGTGTTTGGCTATTACTCGCCAGAGTTGGTGCCACTGAACATGTTGGCGGCGagaagaaaaacagaaaagaaaaggaggcACTGTTTGACCGTCCCTCAATGTTTTCACATAAAGAAGATGGCAATTTGGGCTAGTGTTGGGCTCAAAGAAAGTTAAAGAATGAAAAAGGGAAAGAATATGGGCTCATTGTAATTGAGCGGAATGGGCCAAGAATGGCCTTCCAAAATGAAGCTTTGTGGGCTGCAAGTTAAATTCAGCCCGAAGACGAGTAAGCTCCTCGACACGAGTCAAAACTGTCAGtcaacgaaaaaaaaaaaaactaggtTGTCTCCTGGATACGAGCTAAAACTGTCTAAGATGGCTCCTAATGGCACGAGCTAAAACTGCCGAATATGGCTCCTAATGGCACGAGCTAAAATTGCAGAATATGGCTCCTAAAGGCACGAGCTAAAACTGCCGAAGATGTCTCTAGACACAATCTAAACTGTCATCAGAAAAAGTGAAGAACTCCTGAATACgagtataaactatttatcaAAGTGAAGATTGTGCAAGTTAAGTTTCGAAAAACTCgatacttaacttgagggggagatgcactttttattagcactaaaaatacctgcaagtatacagggtagatctagtatagctaaaggttagtaccgggatatcgaacacgggaaatataattgcaactggctattatgtactaagcgtcaaatactatctagagaaacaagagaagttttgggtttttgaaagtaaaacaattaaaagcaatcaaacaactaaatgcaattaaatcacaaagataaaatatgagagataagagaattccatggatgtgcgttcacagttatggttatacaaattccaactacaataccctagcacagtttatactttgaaaggacgagtcacctagcttatgctcatgcgatacaaacgttgattacaacaTTAGGGTTGCCAATCCTAATActtaactccaaaaagctcctaagacccttgaaaagtcctcactctcaattaacaagtgccgttttaagggaagctaaatgtagcgtctactaagtggatctaactcgctagaactctgtcacatttatgaagcaagttatattaaatcatacacaattgtgtcactcaatcatgcagcatcaaaactacttagggaagaaacaaagtaaaaacaaaacggatattaaatagaaaaggaattgtataaaccaataaaagaTACTAACACATCTCGAAGAGACACAACTACGTGTGTGGGTGGTCACTGTGTGCATAGAAAGAAATAACAggtttcctaggtccagcaaatccgctagatcacacggtctaggaactcactgGTCGTCGGaaaatcccggtcgtcggacacacagagcacttcttcaaaaaccctcaaccactt
The nucleotide sequence above comes from Salvia hispanica cultivar TCC Black 2014 chromosome 5, UniMelb_Shisp_WGS_1.0, whole genome shotgun sequence. Encoded proteins:
- the LOC125189902 gene encoding uncharacterized protein LOC125189902 codes for the protein MEAEAVGQVGSLVDPNMMAGAARAGRIAEVRAAGVGWVGSNKLVEIWCLFHGVHLAKNLGIRKLIVESNSAVEVAMMMGHFEVTVNCQNIVERLRGLLQDFESVVIQHVHREGNFAADFLSHYAYSFHKGVHVLEGPPPGMNVWLLHDRLGVTYLR